A part of Prionailurus viverrinus isolate Anna chromosome E1, UM_Priviv_1.0, whole genome shotgun sequence genomic DNA contains:
- the LOC125151595 gene encoding cytochrome c oxidase assembly protein COX11, mitochondrial yields the protein MGGFWRPVLRTAAVCGWRWSHPGSPTWVAERVQPYLRVGRNGTGSDETGLRWIGTWRRPNPARDLALQPPRRPKSTNPFTRAQEEDWRRRNKTVLTYVAAAAVGMLGASYAAVPLYRLYCQTTGLGGSAVAGHVSDQIENMVPVKDRIIKVTFNADVHASLQWNFRPQQTEIYVVPGETALAFYKAKNPTDKPVIGISTYNVVPFEAGQYFNKIQCFCFEEQRLNPQEEVDMPVFFYIDPEFAEDPRMVNVDLITLSYTFFEAKEGQKLPLPGYN from the exons ATGGGAGGGTTCTGGCGTCCCGTATTAAGGACCGCTGCTGTCTGTGGCTGGCGTTGGAGTCACCCTGGGTCCCCGACCTGGGTTGCGGAGAGGGTACAGCCGTATCTCAGGGTGGGAAGAAATGGGACAGGAAGTGATGAGACAGGGCTGAGGTGGATTGGGACATGGAGGCGTCCGAACCCGGCCCGGGACCTGGCCCTGCAGCCGCCGCGGCGGCCGAAGAGCACGAACCCTTTCACGCGCGCGCAGGAGGAGGATTGGCGGCGTCGGAACAAGACGGTCCTCACGTACGTGGCCGCAGCCGCAGTGGGCATGCTGGGGGCGTCCTACGCCGCGGTGCCCCTTTATCGGCTGTATTGCCAG ACTACTGGTCTTGGAGGGTCAGCAGTAGCAGGTCATGTGTCGGACCAGATTGAAAACATGGTGCCTGTGAAGGATCGAATTATCAAAGTCACCTTTAATGCAGATGTGCATGCAAGCCTCCAGTGGAATTTTAGACCTCAGCAAACAGAAATCTAT gTAGTGCCAGGAGAGACTGCACTGGCGTTTTATAAAGCTAAGAATCCTACAGACAAACCAGTAATTGGAATTTCTACATACAATGTTGTACCATTTGAAGCTGGACAGTATTTCAATAAAATACAG TGCTTCTGTTTTGAAGAACAAAGGCTTAATCCACAAGAGGAAGTAGATATGCCAGTGTTTTTCTACATCGATCCTGAATTTGCTGAAGATCCAAGAATGGTGAATGTTGATCTCATCACTCTTTCTTATACTTTTTTTGaagcaaaggagggacagaagTTGCCACTTCCAGGCTATAATTGA